A window of Ovis canadensis isolate MfBH-ARS-UI-01 breed Bighorn chromosome X, ARS-UI_OviCan_v2, whole genome shotgun sequence contains these coding sequences:
- the TEX13B gene encoding testis-expressed protein 13B yields MALKSEDVSSGFRHGKVMAFINERMSRHAKGPEFYLENLSLSWEKVEDKLRAILEDRLVPSQAKEACAWSSLALGVRFAYKQSQLHRHRVQWLHDFAGLHRSAAQALASDLTLLAAQHEVERKEAAFRLQLTQASLAEVQKERDLLKWKIFKAELRSSQAAPVTEGPSRAPAGGAGTEGTSEEEEETGATATTAAASEATGGGRQDDAEGAEAAKGAEDLSADLMQLLGVVDQKNYTSGGQREGDFGSVETAMYSFSGMLKPEATVSPEPLPVQLPASFSYSYSCPLSPFPDAPTPSPHTSPPQALFRAGASSQTSPHWGSSDFSLWSDGGIQGIDPQGGDRNDSDPLQQLRLPVFHRPGNWDCPWCKSVNFSLRGNCFHCGKCI; encoded by the exons ATGGCCTTGAAATCTGAGGACGTCAGTAGTGGGTTCCGGCATGGCAAAGTGATGGCTTTCATCAATGAGAGGATGTCCAGGCACGCGAAAGGCCCTGAGTTCTACCTTGAGAATCTTTCTCTGTCCTGGGAGAAGGTGGAAGACAAGCTCAGGGCCATCCTGGAGGACCGCCTGGTGCCCAGCCAGGCCAAAGAGGCCTGTGCCTGGAGCAGCCTGGCCCTGGGCGTGCGCTTCGCCTACAAGCAGAGCCAGTTACACAGGCATAGGGTGCAGTGGCTGCATGACTTCGCCGGACTGCACAGGTCGGCAGCTCAGGCGTTGGCCTCAGACCTGACGTTGCTCGCGGCACAGCATGAGGTGGAACGCAAGGAGGCGGCCTTCCGGCTGCAGTTGACCCAGGCCAGCCTAGCGGAAGTGCAGAAAGAGCGGGACCTCCTGAAGTGGAAGATCTTCAAGGCC GAGCTGCGGTCTTCCCAGGCGGCACCAGTCACAGAGGGGCCAAGCCGGGCCCCTGCCGGTGGGGCTGGAACAGAAGGAACAagtgaagaggaggaagagacaggggccactgctactactgctgcagCTTCTGAAGCCACAGGAGGAGGAAGACAGGATGATGCAGAGGGGGCGGAAGCTGCCAAGGGGGCAGAAGATCTGAGTGCAGACCTTATGCAGCTTCTTGGAGTTGTAGACCAGAAAAATTACACTTCTggcgggcagagggagggagattTTGGGTCAGTGGAAACAGCCATGTATTCTTTCTCTGGGATGCTCAAGCCCGAGGCAACAGTCTCACCTGAACCCCTTCCTGTCCAGCTCCCTGCCTCATTCTCATACTCATACTCATGCCCCTTATCCCCCTTCCCGGATGCACCAACACCATCCCCACACACATCTCCACCACAAGCACTGTTCAGAGCAGGAGCTTCATCTCAGACGTCTCCCCACTGGGGGTCCTCTGATTTTAGCTTGTGGTCTGATGGAGGGATCCAGGGAATAGACCCTCAAGGAGGAGACAGGAACGACTCTGATCCCCTTCAGCAGCTTAGACTTCCAGTATTTCACAGGCCTGGGAATTGGGATTGCCCTTGGTGTAAATCTGTTAATTTTTCACTGAGGGGAAATTGTTTCCACTGTGGAAAGTGTATCTGA